Proteins encoded within one genomic window of Oryza glaberrima chromosome 12, OglaRS2, whole genome shotgun sequence:
- the LOC127757744 gene encoding subtilisin-chymotrypsin inhibitor-2A-like produces MSSGGKQDGGAAAGGEEERKTSWPEVVGLPVEKAKKVILKDMPDADIVVLPAGSPVTKDFRPNRVRIFVDTVADTPTIG; encoded by the coding sequence ATGAGCTCCGGCGGCAAGCAGgacggtggtgcggcggcgggcggtgaggaggagcggAAGACGTCGTGGCCGGAGGTGGTGGGGCTGCCGGTGGAGAAGGCGAAGAAGGTGATCCTCAAGGACATGCCTGACGCCGACATCGTCGTGCTTCCGGCGGGGTCGCCGGTGACCAAGGACTTCCGCCCCAACCGCGTCCGCATCTTCGTCGACACCGTCGCCGACACCCCCACTATCGGCTAG
- the LOC127757645 gene encoding subtilisin-chymotrypsin inhibitor-2A-like, which yields MAGVVRSAASSGGEEERKTSWPEVVGLPVEEAKKVILKDMPDADIVVLPVGSPVTSDFRPNRVRIFVGTVASTPTIG from the coding sequence ATGGCCGGAGTTgtgaggtcggcggcgagctccggtggcgaggaggagcggaaGACGTCGTGGCCGGAGGTGGTGGGGCTGCCGGTGGAGGAGGCAAAGAAGGTGATCCTCAAGGACATGCCAGACGCCGACATCGTCGTGCTTCCAGTGGGGTCGCCGGTGACCAGCGACTTCCGCCCCAACCGCGTCCGCATCTTCGTCGGCACCGTCGCCAGCACCCCCACCATCGGCTAG